One Tessaracoccus lacteus DNA window includes the following coding sequences:
- the topA gene encoding type I DNA topoisomerase, translating to MASKRLVIVESPTKATKIAGYLGRDYIVESSRGHVRDLPTSASEVPAKYKGEKWARTGVNVSDDFQPIYVVSADKKSTIKDLKAKLKEVDELLLATDGDREGEAIAWHLMEELKPKVPVKRMVFHEITKPAIEEAVRNPRELDVDLVDAQETRRILDRLYGYEVSPVLWKKVMPRLSAGRVQSVATRLVVDKERERIAFVPASYWDLDVMLDAGPDCDPRNFPARLAEVEGTRVAQGRDFDAAGQLTGSDALVLDEAAAKALAEALRTATLRVGSVESKPYTRRPYEPFRTTTMQQEAGRKLGFSSQRAMSVAQELYEKGFITYMRTDSVTLSTQAISAARKQVAELFGERFLPAKPRVYTSKVKNAQEAHEAIRPAGDTFQHPDATGLAGDAFRLYQLIWRRTLASQMADARGESVSVGIEAAFVATPLPGGEASSAKLVASGRTITFPGFLKAYVAGTDDDSATDDAQTRLPILDEGQGLAAASVEPAGHETRPPARYTEPSLVAKLEELEIGRPSTYASIIRTITARDYVFKKGSALVPTWLAFAVTRLLEDHFPDLVDYAFTAQLEEQLDEIAAGKAKRLSVLTDFYFGGGDAHLGLEKLVTELGDIDARALSTFPLGDSGIDVRVGRYGTYVEASDGRRANVPEDLPPDALTVELAEELLSKPLDEEHQLGVDEASGNMIVAKNGRFGPYVTEVLPDDAPKSAKPRTASLFKSMSLDSVDLPTALKLMSLPRVVGADPEGNEITAQNGRYGPYLKRGTDSRSLTSEDQIFDISLDEALAIYAQPKTRGRAAAAAPLKEFGPDPVSGKPVVLKSGRFGPYVTDGETNATLRRDDDPATVAPERAFELLAEKRAKGPAPKRTTRKAPAKKATTARKPAAKKPTGTAAKK from the coding sequence ATGGCTTCGAAGCGTCTCGTGATCGTGGAGTCGCCGACCAAGGCGACCAAGATCGCCGGCTACCTCGGTCGCGACTACATCGTCGAGTCCAGCCGTGGACACGTCCGTGACCTGCCGACATCGGCGTCCGAGGTGCCAGCCAAGTACAAGGGCGAGAAGTGGGCCCGCACCGGCGTCAACGTCTCCGACGACTTCCAGCCGATCTACGTGGTGTCCGCCGACAAGAAGTCCACCATCAAGGACCTCAAGGCCAAGCTCAAGGAGGTCGACGAGCTCCTGCTCGCCACCGATGGTGACCGCGAAGGCGAGGCCATCGCGTGGCACCTGATGGAGGAGCTCAAGCCCAAGGTCCCGGTCAAGCGGATGGTGTTCCACGAAATCACCAAGCCCGCGATCGAGGAGGCCGTCCGGAACCCCCGCGAGCTCGACGTCGACCTTGTCGACGCGCAGGAGACCCGCCGCATCCTCGACCGGCTCTACGGCTACGAGGTCTCCCCGGTGCTGTGGAAGAAGGTCATGCCCCGGCTGTCCGCCGGGCGCGTGCAGTCCGTGGCGACCCGGCTCGTCGTCGACAAGGAGCGCGAGCGCATCGCCTTCGTCCCCGCCTCCTACTGGGACCTGGACGTCATGCTCGACGCTGGCCCCGACTGCGACCCCCGCAACTTCCCCGCGCGCCTCGCCGAGGTGGAGGGCACCCGCGTCGCGCAGGGCCGTGACTTCGACGCCGCAGGTCAGCTGACCGGCAGCGACGCGCTCGTGCTCGACGAGGCCGCGGCCAAGGCGCTCGCCGAGGCGCTCCGCACCGCCACGCTGAGGGTCGGCTCGGTGGAGTCGAAGCCCTACACGCGTCGTCCCTACGAGCCGTTCCGCACGACCACGATGCAGCAGGAGGCCGGCCGCAAGCTCGGGTTCTCGTCGCAGCGCGCCATGTCAGTGGCTCAGGAGCTCTACGAAAAGGGCTTCATCACCTACATGCGAACCGACTCGGTGACGCTGTCCACGCAGGCGATCTCCGCGGCCCGCAAGCAGGTCGCCGAGCTCTTCGGCGAGCGCTTCCTCCCCGCGAAGCCGCGCGTCTACACGTCGAAGGTCAAGAACGCGCAGGAGGCCCACGAGGCCATCCGACCCGCAGGCGACACCTTCCAGCATCCCGACGCGACAGGCCTGGCCGGCGACGCATTCCGCCTCTACCAGCTGATCTGGCGACGCACGCTCGCCTCGCAGATGGCCGACGCCCGCGGCGAGTCAGTCTCTGTGGGCATCGAGGCGGCCTTCGTCGCGACCCCGCTGCCCGGCGGCGAGGCCTCGTCGGCGAAGCTCGTCGCCTCCGGCCGCACCATCACGTTCCCCGGATTCCTGAAGGCCTACGTCGCCGGCACCGACGATGACTCCGCCACCGACGACGCGCAGACGCGCCTCCCCATCCTGGACGAGGGCCAGGGGCTGGCCGCCGCCTCCGTCGAGCCGGCCGGTCACGAGACCCGGCCCCCGGCTCGCTACACCGAGCCGTCGCTCGTCGCGAAACTCGAGGAACTCGAGATCGGCCGCCCGTCGACCTACGCGTCGATCATCCGCACCATCACCGCCCGCGACTACGTGTTCAAGAAGGGCTCCGCCCTCGTGCCGACGTGGCTCGCGTTCGCGGTCACCCGGCTGCTCGAGGACCACTTCCCGGACCTGGTCGACTACGCCTTCACGGCCCAGCTCGAGGAGCAGCTCGACGAGATCGCGGCAGGCAAGGCCAAGCGGCTCAGCGTGCTGACCGACTTCTACTTCGGCGGCGGCGACGCCCACCTCGGGCTCGAGAAGCTCGTCACCGAACTGGGCGACATCGACGCCCGCGCGCTGTCCACCTTCCCGCTGGGGGACTCCGGGATCGACGTGCGCGTCGGCCGTTACGGCACCTACGTCGAGGCCTCCGACGGCCGCCGTGCCAACGTGCCGGAGGACCTCCCGCCCGACGCGCTCACCGTCGAGCTTGCCGAGGAGCTCCTCAGCAAGCCGCTCGACGAGGAGCACCAGCTCGGCGTCGACGAGGCGTCCGGGAACATGATCGTCGCGAAGAACGGACGCTTCGGCCCCTACGTCACCGAGGTCCTGCCCGACGACGCCCCGAAGTCGGCCAAGCCGCGCACGGCGTCGCTGTTCAAGTCCATGTCGCTCGACTCGGTCGACCTGCCGACCGCGCTGAAGCTCATGTCGCTCCCGCGCGTCGTCGGCGCCGATCCCGAGGGCAACGAGATCACCGCGCAGAACGGCCGCTACGGGCCGTACCTCAAGCGCGGCACGGACTCGCGCTCGCTGACGAGCGAGGACCAGATCTTCGACATCTCGCTGGACGAGGCACTGGCCATCTACGCGCAGCCCAAGACGCGCGGCAGGGCGGCGGCCGCCGCGCCGCTGAAGGAGTTCGGCCCCGACCCCGTCTCCGGGAAGCCGGTCGTGCTGAAGTCCGGCCGCTTCGGGCCCTACGTCACCGACGGGGAGACGAACGCGACGCTGCGCCGCGATGACGACCCCGCGACCGTCGCGCCCGAGCGGGCCTTCGAGCTGCTCGCCGAGAAGCGCGCCAAGGGGCCCGCACCCAAGCGCACCACCCGCAAGGCTCCCGCCAAGAAGGCGACGACGGCCAGGAAGCCGGCCGCCAAGAAGCCCACCGGCACCGCCGCGAAGAAGTAG
- the tmk gene encoding dTMP kinase, with translation MTGLFVVFEGGDSVGKTTQVALLGAWLADRGVPHVVTRQPGGTEVGAELRRLVLDPSFGDVSPRAEALMYAADKAQHVHELVSPALDSGQVVVCDRYVDSMVAYQGAGRALGQAEVSRIAWWAVGGLRPDLTVLLDADPGDAVARIKDKDRLESAGLDVHRRARQFFLDLAAAEPDRYLVLNARWTREEIAAAIRDRLLPMLP, from the coding sequence GTGACCGGACTGTTCGTGGTGTTCGAGGGCGGAGACTCGGTCGGCAAGACCACCCAGGTGGCGCTCCTCGGCGCCTGGCTCGCCGACCGCGGAGTGCCACACGTGGTGACCCGTCAGCCCGGCGGCACCGAGGTGGGTGCCGAGCTGCGCCGTCTCGTGCTCGACCCGAGCTTCGGTGACGTGTCTCCGCGGGCGGAGGCCCTCATGTACGCCGCAGACAAGGCCCAACACGTCCATGAGCTCGTGTCGCCGGCGCTCGATTCGGGGCAGGTCGTGGTCTGCGACCGATACGTCGACTCGATGGTCGCCTATCAGGGGGCCGGCCGCGCTCTCGGCCAGGCCGAGGTCTCACGCATCGCGTGGTGGGCCGTCGGCGGCCTGCGTCCCGACCTGACCGTCCTGCTCGACGCGGATCCGGGCGATGCGGTGGCGAGGATCAAGGACAAGGACCGCCTTGAGAGCGCCGGCCTGGACGTGCACCGTCGGGCCCGGCAGTTCTTCCTCGATCTCGCGGCCGCCGAGCCTGACCGGTACCTCGTCCTGAACGCCCGCTGGACCCGCGAGGAGATCGCCGCCGCGATCCGGGACCGGCTGCTGCCGATGCTGCCCTGA